In one Palaemon carinicauda isolate YSFRI2023 chromosome 25, ASM3689809v2, whole genome shotgun sequence genomic region, the following are encoded:
- the LOC137618619 gene encoding germ cell nuclear acidic protein-like: protein MSSSDRESMGNSESLKFSIKTEMEESFSHTAVNLENNRVVDSLHDMEFKAEPEIEFKVESEIEFKAEPEIEFKAESEIEFKAEPEIFESSESDMKYSLNLDASVSEEDLQISKREADKEEEEIVRTGVKEECDIQLGSSKKEDKGKGRGRGKEWRPNKKEHIENSSSEKPLCKKSDSKSHIDVANSHWRPFQMQRM, encoded by the exons ATGTCATCCAGTGATAGGGAGAGTATGGGGAACTCTGAatcattaaaattttcaataaaaaccgAAATGGAAGAATCCTTTTCACACACTGCAGTCAATTTGGAAAATAATCGTGTGGTTGACTCTCTTCATgacatggaattcaaagcagagccagaaatagaattcaaagtagagtcagaaatagaattcaaagcagagccagaaatagaattcaaagcagagtCAGAAATAGAATttaaagcagagccagaaatatttgagtcaAGTGAAAGTGACATGAAATATTCTTTGAACTTGGATGCATCAGTGAGCGAAGAGGATTTACAAATCAGCAAAAGGGAAGCcgataaagaggaggaggagattgtAAGGACAGGTGTGAAAGAGGAATGTGACATACAGTTGGGATCCAGtaagaaagaggacaaaggaaagggaagaggaagagggaaagaaTGGCGGCCGAATAAGAAGGAGCATATTGAAAACAGTAGCTCTGAAAAACCTCTTTGTAAAAAAAGTGATTCTAAATCTCACATTGATGTTG CTAATTCCCACTGGAGGCCATTTCAGATGCAAAGaatgtga